The Streptomyces sp. NL15-2K genome contains a region encoding:
- a CDS encoding DUF2267 domain-containing protein: MQHDAFIGQVQARARLDSRGSAERVTRASLETLGERVPSTVAEKAAAQLPHEIGEHLRRVAHQPGEPFTGERMTQADFFTRVAERAGTSYPKAIHEARCVIEVADEATNGALGTDVRPSLDAELESVLFAGSSGHT; this comes from the coding sequence ATGCAGCACGACGCGTTCATCGGCCAGGTGCAGGCCCGAGCCCGGCTGGACAGCCGAGGGTCCGCCGAACGGGTGACCAGGGCCAGTCTGGAGACGCTGGGGGAACGCGTGCCGTCCACGGTGGCCGAGAAGGCCGCGGCTCAGCTTCCGCACGAGATCGGTGAGCATCTGCGCCGAGTGGCCCATCAGCCCGGCGAGCCCTTCACCGGCGAGCGGATGACCCAGGCGGACTTCTTCACCCGGGTCGCCGAGCGGGCCGGCACCTCCTACCCCAAGGCGATCCACGAGGCCCGCTGCGTGATCGAGGTGGCGGACGAGGCCACCAACGGGGCCCTCGGCACCGATGTCCGCCCGTCCCTCGACGCCGAACTGGAATCCGTCCTCTTCGCGGGCAGCAGCGGACACACGTGA
- a CDS encoding glycosyltransferase family 2 protein: MPVKVSVIVPVYNPGTYIEDCVASLLRQSLPPDEYEVIFVDDGSTDGTPARLDALAAEHARVTVVHQENSGWSGKPRNVGIAAAKGEYVMFVDNDDYLGDEALERMYDYGVANGADVVIGKMAGRGRSVPVELFRRNHPRATVENAPLIDSLTPHKMFRRAFLDDIGLRFPEGRRRLEDHVFVTEAFLRADNVSVLSDYVCYYHVRRDDASNAGFQRFDPVGYFKNLREALDVVERYTEPGPVRDKLHRRWLRNEMVERMRGRRLLALPADYRKELFDEIHGVVVERFGPGAAAGLQPTQRIVAALIGADRADDVVAFAEWETSVALKAEPGSIRWEDGSLRIDLAAEYTSGGRPMTYPARPTGTRLEGPPKDIAEAVAWVEADSVARFGKATAELMLRERSSGAQYFQPVEFTREIVPAQEGERVRLVLRATAAVDPATAAGGTPPDAGLWDAFVRVKLGGWTKECRLGPVPRKGRTAGSAGLVGGRVVLPYWTERQGSLALDVDRATKRLGLGDLAPEKVTVTGDRLSAPLPLHVPGDTEVRLRFSGGTTSFDGPGTLSPSSDGSAAALEAVLPVGRLKGAAWRVALCPAPDADEPRFLALPFALRGGMGGVQVVRKPQPGVALRLARKARRVLGRVRGKAASRLKAWRR; this comes from the coding sequence ATGCCGGTCAAGGTCAGCGTCATCGTTCCCGTCTACAACCCGGGGACCTACATCGAGGACTGCGTCGCCTCGTTGCTGAGGCAGTCGCTGCCTCCCGACGAGTACGAAGTGATCTTCGTCGACGACGGTTCCACCGACGGCACGCCCGCGCGCCTCGACGCGCTCGCCGCCGAGCACGCTCGGGTGACGGTCGTCCACCAGGAGAACTCCGGGTGGTCGGGCAAGCCCCGCAACGTCGGGATCGCCGCCGCCAAGGGCGAGTACGTCATGTTCGTGGACAACGACGACTACCTCGGCGACGAGGCCCTGGAGCGGATGTACGACTACGGGGTGGCCAACGGCGCCGACGTGGTGATCGGCAAGATGGCCGGCCGCGGCCGGTCCGTGCCGGTGGAACTGTTCCGCCGCAACCACCCGCGCGCCACCGTCGAGAACGCCCCCCTGATCGACAGCCTCACTCCGCACAAGATGTTCCGCCGGGCCTTCCTGGACGACATCGGCCTGAGGTTTCCGGAGGGCAGGCGGCGCCTCGAGGACCACGTCTTCGTCACCGAGGCGTTCCTGCGCGCGGACAACGTCTCGGTGCTCAGCGACTACGTCTGCTACTACCACGTCCGACGGGACGACGCCTCCAACGCGGGCTTCCAGCGCTTCGACCCGGTCGGGTACTTCAAGAACCTCCGCGAGGCCCTCGACGTCGTCGAGCGGTACACCGAGCCGGGACCGGTGCGCGACAAGCTCCACCGGCGCTGGCTGCGCAACGAGATGGTCGAGCGCATGCGCGGCCGGCGCCTGCTCGCCCTGCCGGCGGACTACCGCAAGGAGCTGTTCGACGAGATCCACGGGGTCGTCGTCGAGCGCTTCGGGCCCGGTGCGGCGGCCGGGCTCCAGCCCACGCAGCGGATCGTCGCCGCGCTGATCGGGGCCGACCGGGCCGACGACGTCGTGGCGTTCGCCGAGTGGGAGACCTCGGTCGCCCTCAAGGCCGAGCCCGGAAGCATCCGGTGGGAGGACGGCTCGCTGCGGATCGACCTCGCCGCCGAGTACACGAGCGGCGGCCGGCCGATGACGTACCCGGCGCGCCCCACCGGCACCCGGCTGGAAGGACCGCCCAAGGACATCGCCGAGGCGGTCGCCTGGGTGGAGGCCGACAGCGTCGCCCGCTTCGGCAAGGCCACGGCCGAGCTGATGCTGCGGGAGCGCTCCAGCGGCGCGCAGTACTTCCAGCCCGTGGAGTTCACCCGCGAGATCGTCCCGGCTCAGGAGGGTGAGCGGGTCCGGCTGGTGCTGCGCGCGACGGCCGCCGTCGATCCCGCCACCGCGGCCGGCGGCACCCCGCCGGACGCCGGGCTGTGGGACGCCTTCGTCCGCGTCAAGCTGGGCGGCTGGACCAAGGAGTGCCGCCTCGGTCCGGTCCCCCGCAAGGGCCGGACGGCCGGGTCCGCCGGCCTGGTCGGCGGCCGTGTCGTGCTGCCGTACTGGACCGAACGGCAGGGCAGCCTCGCCCTGGACGTCGACCGGGCGACCAAACGCCTGGGCCTGGGTGACCTCGCGCCCGAGAAGGTCACCGTCACCGGTGACCGGTTGAGCGCGCCCCTGCCGCTGCACGTCCCCGGCGACACCGAGGTGCGGTTGCGGTTCAGCGGCGGCACCACCTCCTTCGACGGTCCGGGCACCCTGTCCCCGTCCTCCGACGGCTCCGCGGCCGCTCTGGAGGCCGTGCTGCCCGTCGGGCGGCTGAAGGGCGCGGCCTGGCGGGTCGCGCTGTGTCCGGCGCCGGATGCCGACGAGCCGCGCTTCCTCGCGCTGCCGTTCGCCCTGCGCGGTGGGATGGGCGGTGTGCAGGTGGTGCGGAAGCCGCAGCCCGGCGTCGCACTGCGGCTGGCCCGCAAGGCGCGGCGTGTGCTCGGCAGGGTCCGGGGGAAGGCGGCCTCCCGGCTCAAGGCATGGAGGCGATGA
- the rfbD gene encoding dTDP-4-dehydrorhamnose reductase: MRWLVTGAGGMLGHDMVDELRRRGEEVTGLDRTALDITTAEAVEGAFAEHRPDIVVNCAAYTAVDDAESDEERALRINGDGPRLLARAAAERGARLVHISTDYVFPGDARTSPYPEDHPPAPRTAYGRTKLAGEQAVLRELPGAGVVVRTAWLYGVHGRSFVRTMAELEARRDTVDVVDDQRGQPTWSADVAEGIADLGPRVGRDASGVLHATSSGEATWYELAREVFAHLGADPDRVCPVSSAAFPRPAPRPAYSALAHGRWQRLGLPPLRDWRTALHEAIPRIRKESPA; this comes from the coding sequence ATGAGGTGGCTGGTCACCGGCGCGGGCGGCATGCTCGGCCACGACATGGTGGACGAACTCCGGCGCCGCGGCGAGGAGGTGACAGGGCTGGACCGCACCGCCCTGGACATCACCACCGCCGAAGCCGTCGAGGGGGCGTTCGCCGAGCACCGCCCCGACATCGTGGTCAACTGCGCCGCGTACACGGCCGTCGACGACGCCGAGAGCGACGAGGAACGGGCGCTGCGGATCAACGGCGACGGACCCCGGCTGCTGGCCCGCGCCGCCGCCGAGCGGGGCGCCCGACTGGTCCACATATCCACCGACTACGTCTTCCCCGGCGACGCCCGCACCAGTCCCTACCCCGAGGACCACCCGCCCGCCCCTCGCACGGCCTACGGCCGCACCAAGCTCGCCGGAGAACAGGCCGTGCTGCGCGAACTGCCCGGCGCGGGCGTCGTCGTACGCACCGCCTGGCTCTACGGAGTCCACGGCCGCAGCTTCGTGCGTACGATGGCCGAGCTCGAAGCCCGCCGCGACACCGTCGACGTAGTCGACGACCAGCGCGGACAACCGACCTGGAGCGCGGACGTCGCCGAAGGCATCGCGGACCTCGGCCCCCGGGTGGGCCGCGACGCGAGCGGCGTCCTGCACGCCACGAGTTCCGGCGAGGCCACCTGGTACGAACTGGCTCGCGAGGTGTTCGCGCACCTCGGAGCCGACCCGGACCGGGTGTGCCCCGTCAGCAGCGCGGCCTTCCCACGGCCCGCGCCGCGCCCCGCATACAGCGCCCTCGCGCACGGCCGCTGGCAGCGGCTCGGCCTGCCGCCGCTGCGTGACTGGCGCACCGCTCTGCACGAAGCAATTCCCCGGATCCGCAAGGAGTCCCCTGCGTGA
- the ctaD gene encoding cytochrome c oxidase subunit I, whose translation MTDLSEHGEAAEWPGVPERSLGRALLRWTSTTDHKVIGRLYMVTAFGFFLLGGLLALAIRAELARPGLQFVNEHTYNQLFTIHGTIMMLLFATPMFAGFANVVMPLQIGAPDLAFPRLNALSYWMYLFGGLMVVAGFVVPGGAAAFGWFAYAPLNSAYHSPGAGADLWVMGLVVTGVSTTLTAVNFIATIMCLRAPGMTMFRMPIFTWNVLFTSILVLPSFPVLTAALLALETDRKFGAHVFDATNGGAILWQHLFWFFGHPEVYIVALPFFGIITEIIPVFSRKPLFGYLPLIGATVAITMLSAVVWAHHMFATGAVLLPFFSLMSFLIAVPTGIKFFVWIGTMYRGSLSFETPMLWALGFLVSFLLGGLSGVIIASPPLDFHLTDSYFIVAHLHYVLFGTVVFAMFAGFYFWWPKFTGKLLDERLGKLHFWLLFPAFQLTFLVQHWLGEEGMPRRYADYLAADGFTLLNSLSSAGAFLLGVSTLPFLYNVWRTARYGRPVTVDDPWGYGRGLEWATGCPPPRHNFLALPRVRSEAPAFDLHHPGIVQQEKEQGLR comes from the coding sequence ATGACGGATTTGTCGGAACATGGGGAGGCCGCCGAGTGGCCCGGCGTCCCTGAGCGCTCGCTCGGCAGGGCGCTGCTGCGCTGGACCTCGACGACCGACCACAAGGTGATCGGCCGTCTGTACATGGTCACGGCCTTCGGCTTCTTCCTTCTGGGCGGCCTGCTGGCCCTGGCCATACGGGCCGAACTCGCCCGCCCGGGGCTGCAGTTCGTGAACGAGCACACCTACAACCAGCTCTTCACGATCCACGGCACGATCATGATGCTGCTGTTCGCGACCCCGATGTTCGCCGGCTTCGCCAACGTCGTGATGCCCCTGCAGATCGGCGCCCCGGACCTGGCCTTCCCGCGGCTCAACGCCCTGTCGTACTGGATGTACCTCTTCGGCGGGCTGATGGTCGTCGCGGGCTTCGTCGTCCCCGGCGGGGCGGCGGCGTTCGGCTGGTTCGCCTACGCCCCGCTGAACAGCGCCTACCACTCCCCCGGGGCGGGCGCCGACCTGTGGGTGATGGGCCTGGTGGTGACGGGCGTGTCGACGACACTGACCGCCGTCAACTTCATCGCCACCATCATGTGCCTGCGGGCCCCCGGCATGACCATGTTCCGGATGCCGATCTTCACCTGGAACGTGCTGTTCACCTCGATCCTCGTGCTGCCGTCGTTCCCCGTGCTCACCGCGGCGCTGCTGGCGCTGGAGACGGACCGGAAGTTCGGCGCGCACGTCTTCGACGCGACGAACGGCGGGGCGATCCTGTGGCAGCACCTGTTCTGGTTCTTCGGTCATCCCGAGGTCTACATCGTGGCCCTGCCGTTCTTCGGGATCATCACGGAGATCATCCCCGTGTTCTCACGCAAGCCGCTGTTCGGCTATCTGCCGCTGATCGGCGCGACCGTCGCGATCACCATGCTGTCCGCGGTCGTGTGGGCGCACCACATGTTCGCCACCGGCGCCGTACTGCTGCCGTTCTTCTCCCTGATGTCGTTCCTGATCGCCGTGCCCACCGGGATCAAGTTCTTCGTCTGGATCGGCACCATGTACAGGGGGTCGCTGTCGTTCGAGACGCCGATGCTGTGGGCGCTGGGCTTTCTGGTGTCGTTCCTGCTGGGCGGGCTGAGCGGGGTGATCATCGCCTCGCCGCCACTGGACTTCCACCTCACCGACTCGTACTTCATCGTGGCGCATCTGCACTACGTGCTGTTCGGCACCGTGGTGTTCGCGATGTTCGCCGGGTTCTACTTCTGGTGGCCCAAGTTCACCGGGAAGCTGCTCGACGAGCGGCTGGGCAAGCTGCACTTCTGGCTGCTGTTCCCGGCGTTCCAGCTGACCTTCCTGGTGCAGCACTGGCTGGGCGAGGAGGGCATGCCCCGCCGGTACGCCGACTACCTGGCCGCCGACGGCTTCACCCTGCTCAACTCCCTGTCGTCGGCAGGGGCGTTCCTGCTCGGGGTGTCCACCCTGCCCTTCCTCTACAACGTCTGGCGCACCGCCCGCTACGGGCGGCCAGTGACCGTGGACGACCCCTGGGGGTACGGGCGGGGGCTGGAATGGGCGACCGGGTGTCCGCCGCCGCGTCACAACTTCCTCGCGCTGCCCCGGGTGCGGTCCGAGGCGCCGGCGTTCGATCTGCACCATCCGGGGATCGTCCAGCAGGAGAAGGAGCAGGGGCTGCGATGA
- a CDS encoding glucose-1-phosphate thymidylyltransferase, with amino-acid sequence MKALVLSGGAGTRLRPITHTSAKQLVPVANKAVLFYGLESIAAAGITDVGMIVGDTAAEIEEAVGDGSRFGLKITYIPQERPLGLAHAVLIARDYLGDDDFVMYLGDNFIVGGITDLVEEFRANRPDAQILLTRVPDPRSFGVAELDPTGQVIGLEEKPERPKSDLALVGVYLFTPLIHEAVRSIEPSWRGELEITHAIQQLIDTRADVRSTTIKGYWKDTGNVTDMLEVNRMVLESFDRRIDGEVDEATETVGRVVVEEGARIVNSRIVGPVVIAAGTVVSDSYVGPFTSVAENCRITDSELEFSIVLRDSSIRGVGRIESSLIGRHVEVTPAPSVPSAHRLVLGDHSKVQIHS; translated from the coding sequence ATGAAGGCTCTCGTGCTGTCCGGGGGTGCCGGTACGCGGTTGAGGCCGATCACACACACCTCGGCCAAGCAACTGGTTCCCGTGGCGAACAAGGCTGTCCTGTTCTACGGCCTGGAATCCATCGCCGCAGCGGGTATCACCGACGTCGGAATGATCGTCGGTGACACCGCCGCGGAGATCGAGGAGGCGGTCGGCGACGGATCGCGCTTCGGTCTGAAGATCACCTACATCCCTCAGGAACGCCCCCTGGGACTCGCCCACGCGGTGCTGATCGCCCGGGACTATCTCGGCGACGACGACTTCGTGATGTACCTGGGCGACAACTTCATCGTCGGCGGCATCACCGACCTCGTCGAGGAGTTCCGCGCAAACCGGCCCGACGCCCAGATCCTGCTCACCCGCGTGCCCGACCCCCGCTCCTTCGGCGTCGCCGAACTCGACCCCACCGGGCAGGTCATCGGCCTGGAGGAGAAACCCGAACGCCCCAAGAGCGACCTCGCCCTGGTCGGGGTGTACCTGTTCACGCCCTTGATCCACGAGGCGGTGCGCTCCATCGAGCCGTCCTGGCGAGGCGAGCTGGAGATCACCCACGCCATCCAGCAGCTGATCGACACCCGCGCCGACGTACGCTCCACGACCATCAAGGGCTACTGGAAGGACACCGGGAACGTCACGGACATGCTCGAGGTGAACCGGATGGTCCTGGAGAGCTTCGACCGCCGTATCGACGGCGAGGTGGACGAGGCGACCGAGACCGTCGGCCGGGTCGTGGTGGAGGAGGGGGCGCGGATCGTGAACTCACGCATAGTCGGCCCCGTCGTCATCGCCGCCGGCACGGTGGTCAGCGACTCCTACGTCGGCCCCTTCACCTCCGTCGCGGAGAACTGCCGGATCACCGACAGCGAGCTGGAGTTCTCCATCGTCCTGCGTGACTCCTCGATCCGCGGCGTGGGCAGGATCGAGTCCTCACTGATCGGCCGCCATGTCGAGGTGACCCCGGCACCCAGTGTGCCCAGCGCCCACCGTCTCGTCCTCGGAGACCACAGCAAGGTGCAGATCCATTCATGA
- a CDS encoding metallophosphoesterase, whose translation MRLLLMSDTHLPKRARELPARLLAEIPRADVVFHAGDWVDTATLDLLESRCGRLVAVYGNNDGPALRARLPEVAYAELAGLRFAVVHETGPAQGREARCAARFPDTDVLVFGHSHIPWDTTASTGLRLLNPGSPTDRRRQPHCTYMTATAADGRLTDVTLHRLPPR comes from the coding sequence GTGCGCCTGCTCCTGATGTCCGACACGCATCTCCCCAAACGGGCCAGGGAACTGCCCGCGCGGCTGCTCGCCGAGATCCCCCGCGCGGACGTCGTGTTCCACGCCGGGGACTGGGTCGACACGGCCACCCTCGACCTGCTGGAGAGCCGCTGTGGCCGGCTCGTCGCCGTGTACGGCAACAACGACGGGCCGGCGCTGCGCGCACGGCTCCCCGAGGTGGCGTACGCCGAACTGGCCGGCCTGCGCTTCGCGGTCGTCCACGAGACGGGTCCCGCGCAGGGCCGCGAGGCCCGCTGCGCCGCCCGCTTCCCGGACACCGACGTCCTGGTCTTCGGACACAGCCACATCCCCTGGGACACCACCGCCTCCACCGGCCTGCGCCTGCTCAACCCCGGCTCCCCGACCGACCGGCGACGTCAGCCCCACTGCACGTACATGACGGCGACGGCGGCCGACGGCCGGCTCACGGACGTGACACTGCACCGGCTGCCGCCGCGCTGA
- a CDS encoding aminoglycoside phosphotransferase family protein → MPAGLGHVLIDAPLVRKLLAAQFPRWAELPLTPVPQSGMDNATFRLGSDLSVRLPRYARWAGQVVREHRWLPHLAPQLPLPVSEPIAAGEPGEGYPYPWSVYRWLEGETARPEDLTDPVRTALDVAGFVRALRGIDATGGPGPEDSNAFRGVPMGDERDSIAGEALVRSRIEALTKTGLVDTDAVTEVWEAALGPVSKVAPAGRRLARTLAAPGESPSTTSTRASARHAESTHQTPPGPPSGRTTPLSTQALAAPAWDRPPVWIHGDLDTGNLLTVDGRLSAVIDFGTLAVADPAVDLLPAWKILPTPAARDAFREAVGLDDATWARGRGWAVAGSLPVPDDPFFQADPARVTAAVRHLEAVVEDHRRHG, encoded by the coding sequence TTGCCCGCTGGACTGGGGCACGTGCTGATCGACGCCCCGCTCGTACGCAAGCTGCTCGCCGCCCAGTTCCCGCGGTGGGCGGAGCTTCCCCTCACCCCGGTCCCGCAGTCCGGCATGGACAACGCCACCTTCCGGCTCGGCTCCGACCTCTCCGTCCGGCTGCCGCGCTACGCCCGCTGGGCCGGACAGGTGGTGCGCGAGCACCGCTGGCTGCCACACCTCGCTCCCCAGCTGCCGCTGCCGGTCTCCGAGCCGATCGCGGCAGGCGAGCCGGGGGAGGGCTACCCGTACCCGTGGTCGGTGTACCGGTGGCTGGAGGGGGAGACGGCGAGGCCCGAGGACCTGACCGACCCCGTCCGGACCGCCCTCGACGTCGCCGGGTTCGTCAGGGCCCTCCGGGGTATCGACGCCACGGGCGGACCCGGCCCCGAGGACAGCAACGCCTTCCGCGGGGTGCCGATGGGCGACGAGCGGGACTCCATCGCCGGCGAGGCCCTCGTACGGTCCAGGATCGAGGCGCTGACGAAGACCGGCCTCGTCGACACGGACGCGGTGACCGAGGTGTGGGAGGCCGCCCTAGGGCCTGTGTCGAAAGTGGCGCCTGCCGGGCGACGCCTGGCACGCACTCTCGCCGCACCGGGCGAAAGCCCAAGTACAACCAGTACGAGGGCTTCCGCCCGGCACGCCGAGAGCACGCACCAGACGCCGCCCGGCCCGCCCTCCGGGCGGACGACGCCACTTTCGACACAGGCCCTAGCGGCGCCCGCCTGGGACCGGCCTCCGGTGTGGATCCACGGCGACCTCGACACCGGGAACCTGCTGACCGTGGACGGCCGGCTCAGCGCCGTCATCGACTTCGGGACCCTGGCCGTGGCCGACCCGGCGGTGGACCTGCTGCCCGCCTGGAAGATCCTGCCGACCCCGGCCGCCCGGGACGCCTTCCGGGAGGCGGTCGGCCTCGACGACGCGACCTGGGCACGGGGGCGCGGATGGGCGGTGGCCGGATCGCTGCCGGTGCCGGACGACCCGTTCTTCCAGGCGGATCCCGCCCGGGTGACGGCCGCCGTGCGGCACTTGGAAGCGGTCGTGGAGGACCACCGCCGTCACGGCTGA
- the rfbB gene encoding dTDP-glucose 4,6-dehydratase, with translation MNLLVTGAAGFIGSAYVRGLLASGEPDAPRITVLDKLTYAGTLDNLELDHPRLEFVQGDIRDAELVDKLMADADHVVHFAAESHVDRSITGADDFVLTNAVGTQTLLEGALRQGVETFVHISTDEVYGSIQEGSWPEEHPLRPSSPYSASKASSDLLALAYHHTHGLDVRVTRCSNNYGPHQFPEKVIPLFITNLLDGKKVPLYGEGLNVRDWLHVEDHCQGVELVRTKGRPGEVYNIGGGTELSNKELTGLLLEACGADWDSVEYVTDRKGHDLRYSVDCSKARTELGYRPRHDFADGLADTVAWYRDNRAWWEPLKRRAQGLS, from the coding sequence ATGAACCTCCTCGTCACCGGCGCCGCCGGGTTCATCGGCTCCGCGTACGTCCGCGGGCTCCTCGCCTCCGGCGAACCCGACGCGCCACGGATCACGGTGCTGGACAAGCTCACCTACGCCGGCACCCTCGACAACCTCGAACTCGACCATCCCCGGCTGGAGTTCGTGCAGGGCGACATCCGTGACGCCGAACTCGTCGACAAGCTGATGGCCGACGCCGACCACGTGGTGCACTTCGCCGCCGAGTCACACGTCGACCGTTCGATCACCGGGGCGGACGACTTCGTCCTCACCAACGCGGTGGGCACGCAGACCCTGCTGGAGGGGGCCCTGCGCCAGGGCGTGGAGACCTTCGTGCACATCTCCACCGACGAGGTCTACGGCTCCATCCAGGAGGGCTCCTGGCCCGAGGAGCACCCGCTGCGGCCCAGCTCCCCGTATTCCGCCTCGAAAGCCTCCTCCGACCTGCTCGCCCTGGCCTATCATCACACCCACGGCCTGGACGTCCGGGTCACCCGCTGCTCCAACAACTACGGCCCGCACCAGTTTCCCGAGAAGGTCATCCCGCTGTTCATCACCAATCTCCTCGACGGGAAGAAGGTCCCGCTGTACGGGGAGGGCCTCAACGTCCGCGACTGGCTGCACGTCGAGGACCACTGCCAGGGCGTCGAACTCGTGCGCACCAAGGGCCGCCCCGGCGAGGTGTACAACATCGGCGGCGGCACCGAACTGAGCAACAAGGAGCTGACCGGCCTGCTGCTCGAGGCCTGCGGCGCGGACTGGGACAGCGTGGAGTACGTCACCGACCGCAAGGGCCACGACCTGCGCTACTCGGTCGACTGCTCCAAGGCGCGCACCGAGCTCGGCTACCGCCCCCGGCACGACTTCGCGGACGGCCTCGCCGACACCGTCGCCTGGTACCGGGACAACCGCGCCTGGTGGGAGCCGCTGAAGCGACGCGCCCAGGGACTGTCATGA
- a CDS encoding cytochrome c oxidase subunit 4 yields the protein MRTEALLFGVVALFFAGVAALYGWWSQEPAGTAVLVIAFLMGAVVSFFSAVQYRRKGRRPQDLGDAEVADGAGPLEFFPPDSRWPVVTALGFAVAATGVVYGLWLFLIGCAVLARGVLGLVFQYVDREG from the coding sequence ATGAGGACCGAGGCCTTGCTGTTCGGTGTGGTGGCGTTGTTCTTCGCGGGAGTGGCCGCCCTGTACGGCTGGTGGTCCCAGGAGCCGGCCGGGACGGCGGTGCTGGTGATCGCGTTCCTGATGGGCGCCGTCGTCTCCTTCTTCAGTGCGGTGCAGTACCGCCGCAAGGGCCGGCGCCCGCAGGACCTCGGCGACGCCGAAGTGGCCGACGGCGCGGGCCCGTTGGAGTTCTTCCCGCCGGACAGCCGGTGGCCGGTGGTCACGGCGCTGGGTTTCGCCGTGGCCGCCACGGGGGTGGTCTACGGGCTGTGGCTGTTCCTCATCGGGTGTGCCGTGTTGGCCCGCGGTGTTCTGGGGCTGGTGTTCCAGTACGTCGACCGGGAGGGGTGA
- a CDS encoding class I SAM-dependent methyltransferase codes for MKRHEFLRELHKASANRNYLEIGVNDGRSLTLSRVPSVAIDPAFKVVTEIKCDVHLVKATSDDFFARDNPLAHLKGGRHPVRNLRRGRSPIGYWRRTTLDLSFIDGMHLFEYALRDFMNVEKHSDWSSVIVLDDMLPRNIDEAARDRHTGAWTGDVYKVYEILKRYRPDLVTVHVDTQPTGQLVVFGADPGNTVLHDKYDEIMAEYNVPDPQKVPEAILERVRAVQPETLVQAPFWRAMVKARNLGVPRSRGWEPLRNAVEQLSVSR; via the coding sequence GTGAAACGCCATGAGTTCCTGCGGGAGCTGCACAAGGCCAGCGCCAACCGCAACTACCTGGAGATCGGAGTCAACGACGGCCGCAGCCTGACACTGTCCCGTGTCCCCAGCGTCGCCATCGACCCCGCCTTCAAGGTGGTCACTGAAATCAAGTGCGACGTCCACCTGGTGAAGGCCACCAGCGACGACTTCTTCGCCCGTGACAATCCCCTCGCCCACCTCAAGGGCGGCCGCCACCCGGTGCGCAACCTGCGCCGGGGCCGCAGCCCGATCGGGTACTGGCGGCGTACGACCCTCGATCTGTCGTTCATCGACGGCATGCACCTGTTCGAGTACGCGCTGCGCGACTTCATGAACGTGGAGAAGCACTCCGACTGGTCGAGCGTGATCGTCCTGGACGACATGCTGCCGCGCAACATCGACGAGGCGGCCCGCGACCGGCACACCGGCGCCTGGACGGGCGACGTCTACAAGGTCTACGAGATCCTCAAGCGGTACCGCCCCGACCTGGTCACCGTCCACGTCGACACCCAGCCCACCGGACAGCTCGTCGTCTTCGGCGCCGATCCCGGCAACACCGTGCTGCACGACAAGTACGACGAGATCATGGCCGAGTACAACGTGCCGGACCCGCAGAAGGTCCCCGAGGCGATCCTGGAACGGGTGCGGGCGGTGCAGCCCGAGACGCTGGTACAGGCGCCGTTCTGGCGCGCCATGGTGAAGGCCCGCAACCTCGGCGTGCCGCGCTCCCGCGGCTGGGAACCGCTGCGCAACGCTGTGGAACAGCTCTCCGTCAGCCGGTGA